The following are encoded in a window of Thermomicrobiales bacterium genomic DNA:
- the acnA gene encoding aconitate hydratase AcnA, which translates to MSTSPDSTVSDRFGARSRLTTKDAQTVAFYRIAALEERGLGTIDKLPFTVRILLENVLRNAGSEFVDDSVVERLAAWTPQSAGEEFELPFMPGRVVLQDFTGVPAVVDLAAMRSAVGRLGGDVTRINPLVPADLVIDHSVQVDQYGTLRSFFFNVEMEYKRNSERYALLRWAQQSFQNFRVVPPGTGIVHQVNLEYLAPVVATKTEGSETVAFPDTLVGTDSHTTMINGLGVLGWGVGGIEAEAVLLGQPLYQLMPEVVGFRLTGQLQPGATATDLVLYVTQILRKHGVVGRFVEYFGKGLSSLSLPDRATLANMAPEYGATAGLFPVDDETLRYLRVTGRPEALIDLVERYTKEQGLFRTDQTPDPVFNDVLELDLGDVQPSVAGPRRPQDRVSLPDVKSTFRGAYQDQIGSNGAHHLGAVPVVIGNENEELHHGAVAIAAITSCTNTSNPAVMLGAGLVAKKAVERGLDVPPYVKTSLAPGSQVVTAMLNKAGLTPYLEALGFHTVGYGCTTCIGNSGPLPVPVAEAIDENKLVVAAVLSGNRNFEGRIHPQVRASFLASPPLVVAYALAGSVDVDLDKDSLGEDPNGEPVYLKDIWPTPEEVQNALTVAVDSEIFANEYRSVFEGDELWQSMEIPKGDLYEWNKESTYVQEPPYFIDLSPTPEPLSDINGARVLALLGDSVTTDHISPAGSIAKTSPAAQYLINNDVAPVEFNSYGSRRGNHEVMIRGTFANIRLRNQLVPGSEGNITRYFPTGEDMSIYDASMFYQQNGTPLIVIGGKEYGSGSSRDWAAKGTLLLGIKMVLVESFERIHRSNLVGMGVLPAVFLPGQNAESLGLTGEEVFDVSGIAEGLKPNGRIQIKATKPDGTVTEFEAVARIDSTVELEYYRNGGILQTVLRRLTAPVA; encoded by the coding sequence ATGTCCACTTCCCCTGATTCGACCGTCTCCGACCGATTCGGCGCGCGCTCCCGACTGACAACCAAGGACGCCCAAACGGTTGCCTTCTATCGGATCGCAGCGCTCGAAGAGCGTGGATTGGGGACGATCGACAAGCTGCCGTTCACTGTGCGCATCCTGTTGGAAAACGTCCTGCGCAATGCGGGGAGCGAGTTCGTCGACGATAGCGTCGTGGAACGCCTGGCCGCGTGGACCCCACAATCAGCAGGCGAAGAATTCGAGCTGCCGTTCATGCCGGGTCGTGTGGTCCTGCAAGACTTTACCGGTGTGCCAGCGGTGGTCGACCTGGCGGCAATGCGCTCGGCAGTGGGGCGACTGGGAGGCGATGTCACACGCATCAATCCGCTGGTTCCCGCCGATCTGGTGATCGACCACTCGGTGCAGGTCGACCAATATGGCACCCTCCGCTCCTTCTTCTTCAATGTGGAGATGGAATACAAGCGCAACAGCGAGCGATACGCGTTGCTGCGCTGGGCCCAGCAGTCGTTCCAGAACTTCCGCGTCGTGCCGCCAGGCACCGGCATCGTGCACCAGGTGAATCTGGAATATCTGGCGCCCGTCGTCGCGACCAAGACCGAAGGATCGGAAACGGTTGCCTTCCCGGACACGCTCGTCGGCACCGACTCGCATACCACAATGATCAACGGGCTCGGCGTGCTGGGTTGGGGAGTCGGCGGCATCGAGGCCGAGGCAGTGCTGCTTGGCCAGCCGCTGTACCAGCTGATGCCAGAGGTGGTCGGGTTCCGTTTGACCGGGCAGCTGCAACCGGGCGCCACCGCGACAGACCTCGTCCTCTATGTGACGCAGATTCTGCGCAAGCATGGCGTGGTCGGCCGATTCGTCGAGTATTTCGGAAAGGGATTGAGCAGTCTGTCACTCCCCGACCGCGCGACGTTGGCCAACATGGCGCCAGAGTATGGCGCGACCGCCGGGCTCTTCCCGGTCGATGATGAGACATTGCGTTACTTGCGCGTGACAGGGCGCCCGGAGGCGCTGATCGATCTGGTCGAGCGCTACACAAAGGAACAGGGCCTCTTCCGCACCGATCAGACGCCCGATCCGGTGTTCAACGATGTGCTCGAGCTCGACCTGGGCGATGTTCAGCCGAGTGTGGCAGGTCCCCGCCGTCCGCAGGACCGGGTGTCGCTCCCGGACGTGAAGTCGACCTTCCGGGGCGCGTATCAGGACCAGATCGGATCGAACGGCGCGCATCACCTGGGCGCGGTGCCGGTGGTCATCGGCAACGAGAACGAAGAACTGCATCACGGCGCAGTCGCCATTGCAGCTATCACGTCCTGCACCAACACGTCGAACCCGGCGGTCATGCTCGGCGCCGGCCTGGTAGCCAAGAAGGCGGTGGAACGCGGACTCGATGTCCCGCCCTATGTCAAGACAAGCCTGGCGCCTGGTTCGCAGGTGGTGACGGCGATGCTGAACAAGGCGGGACTCACTCCTTATCTCGAAGCGCTCGGCTTCCACACCGTCGGCTATGGCTGCACGACCTGCATCGGGAACTCTGGTCCGCTGCCCGTGCCTGTGGCCGAGGCAATCGACGAGAACAAACTGGTCGTGGCAGCGGTGCTCTCCGGTAACCGCAACTTCGAGGGCCGAATCCATCCGCAGGTCCGCGCATCGTTCCTGGCGTCGCCGCCCCTGGTAGTTGCCTATGCGCTGGCGGGGAGTGTCGATGTCGATCTGGACAAGGATTCGCTTGGCGAGGATCCAAATGGGGAGCCGGTCTATCTCAAGGATATCTGGCCAACCCCGGAGGAAGTCCAGAACGCGCTCACCGTGGCGGTCGACTCCGAGATTTTCGCCAACGAGTATCGCAGCGTGTTCGAAGGCGACGAGCTCTGGCAGTCGATGGAGATTCCGAAGGGCGATCTCTACGAGTGGAACAAGGAATCGACCTACGTCCAGGAGCCGCCCTACTTCATCGACTTGTCTCCAACTCCGGAGCCATTGAGCGACATCAACGGCGCGCGGGTGCTGGCGCTGCTGGGCGATTCGGTCACGACCGACCACATTTCCCCGGCCGGATCGATCGCGAAGACAAGTCCTGCGGCGCAGTACCTCATCAACAACGACGTCGCGCCGGTGGAGTTCAACTCCTACGGTTCACGACGCGGCAATCACGAGGTCATGATCCGCGGGACGTTTGCCAACATCCGCCTGCGCAATCAACTGGTGCCTGGCAGCGAAGGCAATATCACCCGCTACTTCCCCACGGGTGAAGACATGTCCATCTACGATGCGTCGATGTTCTACCAGCAGAACGGCACGCCGTTGATCGTGATCGGCGGCAAGGAGTACGGTTCAGGCTCCTCGCGCGACTGGGCGGCCAAGGGAACGCTGCTGCTCGGCATCAAGATGGTGCTGGTGGAGAGCTTCGAGCGTATTCATCGGAGCAACCTGGTCGGCATGGGCGTGCTGCCTGCGGTCTTCCTGCCAGGTCAGAACGCTGAATCGCTCGGTTTGACCGGCGAAGAAGTATTCGATGTTTCCGGCATTGCCGAGGGACTCAAGCCAAACGGTCGCATCCAGATCAAGGCGACCAAGCCCGACGGCACGGTGACCGAATTCGAAGCGGTCGCCCGCATCGACAGCACGGTCGAGCTCGAGTACTACCGCAACGGCGGCATCTTGCAGACGGTGCTTCGCCGCCTCACTGCTCCGGTGGCATAG
- a CDS encoding CopD family protein produces MVLAPIGIVTGIVNSGLILPSIDSLWETSWGKILIVKVAILAPVMISAARHHPRLRKHLQRIGNALREACGLRLRSSRQ; encoded by the coding sequence ATGGTGTTGGCGCCGATCGGCATCGTGACCGGGATCGTGAATTCGGGCCTGATCTTGCCCTCGATCGATTCACTCTGGGAGACGAGCTGGGGCAAGATCCTGATCGTCAAGGTGGCGATTCTGGCGCCGGTCATGATCTCCGCGGCGCGCCATCACCCCCGGCTGCGCAAGCATCTACAACGGATCGGGAATGCCCTCAGGGAAGCGTGCGGCTTGAGACTGCGCTCGTCGCGGCAGTAG
- a CDS encoding lysylphosphatidylglycerol synthase transmembrane domain-containing protein translates to MNRRRIILGFAVSAFFLVFALRGQDYAAIKEAFSQVTYWYLVPALGLYFIGLLVRAYRWSVLLRPVEAVPARKLVGINAVGLMANNVMPLRTGESVRAYALSQRTSVTSRPRSPLLRSSASSTAWRCSHSLRRPCSSSISPVN, encoded by the coding sequence ATGAACCGTCGTCGCATCATTCTGGGATTTGCGGTAAGCGCGTTCTTCCTCGTTTTCGCGCTCCGCGGACAAGACTACGCGGCCATCAAGGAAGCGTTTTCGCAGGTTACCTACTGGTACCTCGTCCCAGCACTCGGCCTCTATTTCATCGGTTTGCTGGTGCGCGCCTATCGCTGGAGTGTCTTGCTCCGCCCGGTCGAGGCGGTTCCCGCTCGCAAACTGGTCGGCATCAACGCCGTCGGATTGATGGCCAACAACGTCATGCCGTTGCGCACGGGGGAGTCTGTGCGCGCTTACGCGCTATCACAACGCACCAGCGTCACCAGCCGACCGCGCTCGCCACTATTGCGGTCGAGCGCATCTTCGACGGCATGGCGCTGCTCGCATTCATTGCGACGTCCATGCTCTTCGTCGATCTCACCAGTCAACTGA
- a CDS encoding heavy metal-associated domain-containing protein, with the protein MTPPRGELPARARSTTCGDGCAECARSVATAVERLPGVAAATVNFGAGTLTVETDSRSQVDVTPRVLHAVEVAGYRAVSQGAARASGLLRAADRRSQLAIAAVVAGSWGVRSS; encoded by the coding sequence ATGACGCCCCCGCGCGGTGAGCTGCCGGCACGCGCACGGTCTACGACGTGCGGGGATGGATGCGCTGAATGCGCCAGGAGCGTCGCTACCGCGGTGGAACGTCTCCCCGGCGTCGCAGCAGCGACGGTGAACTTTGGCGCCGGCACGTTGACGGTCGAGACGGATTCCCGCAGCCAGGTGGACGTGACACCGCGTGTGTTGCACGCTGTCGAGGTCGCGGGGTATCGCGCTGTTTCGCAAGGCGCAGCCCGCGCGTCCGGGCTCCTTCGCGCTGCTGACCGCCGTTCCCAATTGGCGATCGCCGCAGTGGTCGCTGGATCCTGGGGGGTGCGATCATCCTGA
- a CDS encoding gamma-glutamyltransferase, translating into MVAGKDTACRPVRREGAGKWRQRGGCGSGDRCRRRRGRTLDERVRRRRFPLVRHDSKSGESSAVSYPMVAPLSATPDMFPLSGKPDAGAGWPGVVGVANIIGARSVCVPGTPAGLALALQRYGTYSFAEALNPAIDLARHGIPVSWHMSMEIARDLENLRKFEATEALLCPNGIVPWSTSQDNPTLLKQEELAATLESIARDGARSFYEGQIAQQVVSHLNGLGANLSSTTSAADIKQPSKTRSSAPTTVTRSSRRTTARADRPWRNRSACWTDSTCLRCQ; encoded by the coding sequence ATGGTGGCTGGCAAAGACACCGCTTGCCGCCCAGTTCGGCGCGAAGGTGCTGGAAAATGGCGGCAACGCGGTGGATGCGGCAGTGGTGACCGCTGCCGTCGCCGGCGTGGTCGAACCCTGGATGAACGGGTTCGGCGGCGGAGGTTTCCTCTGGTCCGACACGACAGCAAGAGCGGCGAGTCCTCGGCTGTTTCCTATCCCATGGTCGCTCCGTTATCAGCCACTCCGGACATGTTCCCGCTTTCTGGGAAACCAGATGCCGGAGCTGGCTGGCCAGGCGTTGTCGGCGTGGCGAACATCATTGGCGCACGATCGGTCTGCGTTCCGGGCACGCCTGCCGGTCTCGCGTTGGCGTTGCAGCGCTACGGGACCTATTCGTTCGCGGAAGCCCTGAACCCAGCCATCGACCTTGCGCGACACGGAATTCCAGTTTCCTGGCACATGTCGATGGAGATCGCGCGCGATCTGGAGAACTTGCGCAAGTTCGAGGCGACCGAAGCTCTTCTCTGTCCCAACGGGATCGTGCCCTGGTCGACCTCGCAGGACAATCCAACCCTGCTGAAACAGGAAGAACTCGCCGCGACCCTGGAATCAATTGCCAGGGACGGCGCCCGATCGTTCTATGAAGGTCAGATCGCGCAACAAGTCGTCTCACACCTCAACGGACTCGGCGCGAACCTTTCCTCGACGACTTCGGCCGCCGATATCAAGCAACCATCGAAGACGCGCTCATCGGCACCTACAACGGTCACCAGGTCGTCACGACGAACAACGGCACGGGCGGACCGACCCTGGCGGAATCGCTCGGCCTGCTGGACGGATTCGACCTGTCTCAGGTGCCAATAA